Below is a genomic region from Chryseobacterium scophthalmum.
TCCGTTCAAAAAGTTTAAAGTCTTTCCAAACGCAAGTGTGCAGTATAATTTAATGAAACAGCTTTTCCTTAATGTCAACTACAACAAAAAAATCAGCCTGCCAAGCGTTTCGCTACTAAACCCGAATAACATAACGCTTAGTACTGATAACCTTACATCAAGCGGAAATCCTGATCTACAGCCAACAATTTATGACAATGCAGAAATCAAAATCAGCGCATTTGATTATGCATATATTGGATACAACACAAGTTGGGTAAAAAATCAGATTGTACAGAAAGTTTCGCGAGAAAATAATTTAATCAGAAACGAACAGGTACAGGTAAACAGCATCAGAACACATAACTTTAATTTTGGAATGCCTATTCCGTTTATGTTATTTACAACTCCTTTTAGCGAACTGATGAAATTCAATGTGAATCCTGATAAAATGAATTTATTATACGTTTATACCGGTTATCAGTTTCAGGAAATGCCCGATGTAAAAACAAAAGGGTTCTGGATCTTCAGCGTAATGGGACAATTTATTCTACCAAAAGACATCAGACTTCAGGCAAATTATAACGTAATACCAAAAGGAGGAAATTTTTATTATTTCCAAATTGACAAACCTTTAAACAATGCTTTCGATCTTACAATATCAAGAAAGTTTATGAATGATCGCCTAAATCTTTCATTGTACGCAAGAGATGTATTTAATCAAAACAAGAGTGTAATTGTTGCCGTTTCTCCGGAAAGGAATGTATTTACATCTAATAAATACGACAGCAGAAGTTTCGGAATCACCGTAAATTATAAAATCCCTACCAAAAACAAACTGGCAAAAGAAGATCCGAATATGATCAAAACGACCAATCAAGGCGACAGCAATGGTGGAATTTTGCAGCAAGGACAATAATTGATAAAATAAACATTTATCCAAAATCTCAACCATTATATATTTCAATAGAAATGGGCTTTTTGCCCGTTTTTTTATGTCTAATTTTCAGCAAGTTTTCCAAAAAAATAGCAGGACATCATTCATTTTTTAAATTGATCATATGAAAACCACCCCGTCAAAAATTCTTTGAATTTTCGCCACCCCTCCAAAGGAGGGGAATTTTAGCTTGTGCACTCTAGGTTTAGAAGTCAATTGTCTGAAATCTCCAGGTTAGAGTATCGATTAATGTGATTTGATTTAAATTTAATGGTAAATCGGTTATTATTTTTAAAGCTAAATTCGACATCATACTTCCTACAATTCCTGGTAATGCGCCTAAAACTCCGAGACTGTCACAATCCGGAAGATTTTCATCAAAAGGGGGTTCCGGAAAAATATTTCTTAAATTTTTGCTTCCATTATAATTGAAGATAGCAACTTGTCCGGAAAAACCGAGAATGCTTCCGTAAACTAAAGGCTTTTTAAGCTTTACACAAATATCATTAACTAAATATCTCGTTTTAAAATTATCAGAACCGTCAACAATAATATCAAATTGTGAAATCATTTCTTCAGCATTAGAATCATTAATCTTATTTTCAATTCCGATAAAATTGACTCGATGATTAAGGTTTTTCACAAAGTCTTCTGCACTTTTCACTTTTGATTTTCCTACAAAATGTTCATTATGAATAATCTGTCGGTTTAAATTGTGCAATTCAACCTCATCAAAATCTACAACTCCCAAAGCTCCAACTCCCGCCGCAGCCAAATATTGAATGACAGGACTTCCCAAACCTCCTGCCCCAATTACCAAAACTTTAGCGTTCATTATTTTTCGCTGACCTTCCAAACCGATTTCTTCAATAAAGATCTGTCGGCTGTATCTTGAGAAAATGTCTTCGTTTTTCATTTTTTTGATTTTATTTACATCAGATTGTTCGAGTTTTTTTGTAATGGAATGGATAAAAATGTATCGAGAACTTTCATTAAGCATAACTTCTCGATACGATTTTTTGCAAAAATCTACTCGAAGTGACGTTCTTATATTTCTGATAGAGTTTTTATTTTTAGATCGTTTAAAATTTCAACCTTTAAACTCCGCTATACACAGAATCCCAATCTTTCATTATTGGGTCGTAGCCTGCATTTTTAATAATATTTTTAATTTCCTCCATGCTTCTTTCGTCACTGGTTTCAAATTGTTCCAAAGATTCTTTGTCCACCGCATAACCACCCGGATTGGTTTTCGAAGCTGCACTCATTGCTGTTGCGCCTAAAGAAATGATATTATTTCTAAATTTTTCGCTCTCTCTTGTTGAAATAGAGATTTCCAAATCTTCATTCCAGATTCGGTAAGCACAGATCAATTGGAGTAGATCTTTATCAGACATAATAAAATTGGGTTCAATAATTCCTTCCGCTGGTCGAAGTCTTGGAAATGAAACCGAATATCTACTTTTCCAATATTGTTTTTGAAGATAATCAATGTGAAGTGCGTTGAAAAAACTGTCAATACGCCAATCTTCCAAACCAAGCAAAACGCCTAAACCCATTTTATGAATTCCGGCTTTACCAATTCTGTCAGGCGTTTCCAGGCGAAAATTAAAGTTTGATTTTTTTCCTTTTGGATGATATTCTTTATAAACTTCCTGATGATAGGTTTCCTGATAGACCAAAACAGCATTCACACCTGCATCATGAAGCTGTTGATATTCTTCTTCTGACAAAGGTTGAACTTCAATCGAAATATTAGCAAAATGTGGCTTCAACTGACGAACAGCATTCAGAAAATAATTAATTCCAACTGTTTTATTTGCTTCTCCGCTTACCAGCAAAACGTGATTGACACCCATTGATCTTAAAACGGTAGCTTCGATCATTAATTCAGTATCAGAAAGGGTTTTCCTTCTAATTGAATTATCTAAACTGAAACCGCAGTACGTACAAATATTCTGACATTCATTACTCAGGTACAACGGCGCATACAACTGAATGGTTTTCCCGAACCGCTTCTGAGTAAGTTGCTGCGTCATTTTCGCCATTAATTCTAACTTTTGAGCAGCAACCGGTGAAAGAAAGTTCAGAAAATCCTCTATCGTTCTATTCTTTTTTTGAAGACTATTTTCCACATCAGATAACGTTACTTTTTCAAGCTTTGCTTTTACCTCATCCCATTGGTATTTTTCAAAAAAATCTTTAAAACTTTTCATAATATTCGGTTTAATCCAAATGACGCGTTGTCTACTATTTATTGATAGGATTTTATCCTATCCTTTATTAAATCGTCCTTTCAGGACTCTTTTATTCATTACTTTAATCAAACAAAAAAGAAGTCAGTGGACTTGATGCTTCTGCATGGTTTCCGATAGCTCCCAAACCAGATTCAAAAGCTCTTCTTCCCGCAATTACGCCTTCTTTAAAAGCCAATGCCATATTTACAGGATTTCTTGCAACAGCAATTGCAGTATTTACCAAAACCGCATCAGCTCCCATTTCCATTGCTTTGGCGGCATCAGAAGGCGCTCCAATTCCGGCATCAACAACAACAGGAACATTACTTTGAGCAATAATTATTTCTAAAAAATCTAAAGTTCTTAAACCTTTATTCGTTCCAATCGGCGCTCCCAAAGGCATTACAACGGCTGTTCCTACATCTTCCAGACGTTTGCACAAAACCGGATCAGCATGAATATAAGGCATAACAATAAATCCTAATTTTGCCAATTCTTCTGTTGCATACAACGTTTCAATCGGATCGGGTAATAAATATTTTGGATCAGGATGAATTTCCAATTTCACCCAATTGGTTTCCAAAGCTTCTCTTGCCAATTGCGCTGCCAAAACCGCCTCTTTCACCGTTCTTGCTCCTGAAGTATTCGGTAAAAGGTGAGATTTTGTAGGTTTTAGAGCATTTAACAAATCATCTTCTGAAGATTGCGAATCGATTCTTTTTAAAGCCATTGTTACCAATTCACTTCCGGAAGCGATGATGGAGTCCGTCATTTCTGAAAGATTTCCGAATTTTCCGGTTCCTAAAAACAATCTCGATCCGAAAGTTCTGTCTGCTATAATTAATGGTTGATTGTTCATTGCATTGCTATTTTAAATTCGTTGATAGTAGATGGTTGATTGGTGATTTGCCCCGAAACGGCGACTCCATAAATTCCTATTTGTTGTAAGAGGTCGATGTCTTTCAAAACCACTCCGCCAATTGCGAATATTTTTGGAATTTCTAATCCTTTTTCTTTTAAATCCTGGATTATTTTTTTATATCCTTCAAAGCCTAAAATCGGACTTAACTGCTCTTTAGTTGAAGTAAATCGAAGTGGTCCCAAACCGATGTAATCACATGATTCATTCATTCTTTGCAAAACATCAGAAATAGAATTTGCCGTTCCACCGATAATTTTATTTTCTCCTAAAATCTGTCTTGCAATATCAATCGAAGTATCTTTTAAACCTAAATGAACACCGTCTGCATCGATATCTTTTGCAATCTGAACATGGTCATTGATGATACAAACTGATTGGTATTCTGAACACAGCAGTTTTGAATTTTCACAAAGCTTAATAAACTCATTTTCGGGAGCATTTTTCCAACGAATCTGAATCCATTTTATGCCGTTGTCTAAGGCCTTTTTTATATTTAATTCCTGTTCGGATTTTGTAAAACCTTGAGAAATATATTGTAGTTTTTCCATTTTTAAATTTGAATACATCTTAATAAACTATATTCTGGCTGCATTTTCTGAAAACATGTAAAGGCTCATCACTCTCCCATATTGCCCCTAACAAAGCCACTCCATCAATATTATTATCAAAAACGTGATGAATATTATTTTCGTTAATTCCTCCCAAAGCAATTAGTTTAACATTAGAATTGTCTCGTTTTTTAATATCATTTAAAATCGTTGAATTTTCCTCATATCCTTTTTTAGAAATACTTGGAAAAACCGGACTGATAAATGCATATTCCCACTCTTTATTCAATTGATTAAAAGTTTCAATATCATGAACAGACGTTGAAATTGTTTTATCTGTAAAAGATTGATACAAACCATTTTGTCTGTCAATTTCTCTAAAATGAAATCTTGAAATATTAAAGTTTTCCGCCACATCGTAATGACTGTGAAAAACCAATTGAGGGTAAAATTCCGAATCAATTTTTTGAATAAAATCAGTCATTTTTTCTGAATTAATAAAAGGTTTTCTTACATGAAGCAAATCCAAACCTTCCTGAAATAGTTGATTGATGATCTCAGTTTCATTTTGAACAAGTTCTTCGGGAGAAATTACAATGATCATATATAAATTTCTTTCCCTTTTTCGATGAATTCCTGAGATTTGTCGAACATTCCTTTTTCTGCAGACTCACGGATTTCCTGTGTGATTTTCATTGAACAGAATTTTGGTCCGCACATTGAGCAGAAATGCGCAATTTTTGCTCCGTCTGCAGGAAGCGTTTCATCATGATAAGATCTTGCCGTATCTGGATCCAATGAAAGATTAAACTGATCTTCCCAACGAAATTCAAATCTTGCTTTACTCAAAGCGTTGTCTCTGTATTGCGAACCAGGATGACCTTTCGCCAGATCTGCAGCATGAGCAGCCAACTTGTAAGTTATTACTCCAACTTTTACATCTTCTTTATTGGGAAGTCCCAAATGTTCTTTTGGTGTCACATAACACAACATCGCGCAACCAAACCAGCCAATCATTGCTGCACCAATTCCGGAAGTAATGTGATCGTAACCTGGCGCAATATCCGTCGTTAAAGGACCTAATGTATAAAACGGTGCTTCATCACAAACTTCCAATTGCTTATCCATATTTTCTTTGATCATGTGCATCGGAACGTGACCAGGACCTTCAATCATTACCTGAACATTGTGTTTCCAGGCAATTTTTGTCAGTTCGCCTAAAGTTTCCAATTCCGCAAATTGTGCTTCATCATTCGCATCAGCAATAGAGCCAGGACGAAGGCCGTCGCCTAAAGAAAAAGCAACGTCATATTTTTTCATGATCTCGCAGATCTCCTCGAAGTGGGTGTATAAAAAGTTTTCTTTATGATGAAACAAACACCATTTTGCCATGATAGAACCACCTCTGGAAACAATTCCTGTGACACGTTTTGCGGTTAAATGAATATATCTCAACAAAACTCCAGCGTGAATTGTGAAGTACGAAACTCCCTGTTCTGCCTGTTCGATCAAAGTATCTTTAAAAATTTCCCAAGTGAGATCTTCTGCAACACCTTTTACTTTTTCCAACGCCTGATAAATCGGGACCGTACCAATAGGTACCGGGCTGTTTCTGATGATCCATTCTCTGGTTTCGTGAATATTTTTTCCCGTTGACAGATCCATAATTGTATCTGCTCCCCATCTGCAGGCCCAAACCGCTTTCTCAACTTCTTCTTCAATACTCGATGAAACGGCACTGTTTCCGATGTTTGCATTAATTTTAACCAAAAAATTTCGCCCAATAATCATTGGTTCGCTTTCCGGATGATTGATATTATTGGGAATAATTGCTCTTCCTGCTGCAATTTCGTCTCTTACAAACTCGGGAGTAATTTTGTTTTTCGGAGTTCTTGCACCAAAATTATTTCCCTGATGTTGAAAAGCCATGTCTTTTGAAACAGAATCGAGCTGCTCAATTTTTTGATTTTCTCTGATCGCAATGTATTCCATTTCGGGAGTGATGATGCCCTGTCTTGCGTAGTATAATTGGGTAACTTGTTGTCCTTCCTTTGCAACTTTTGGTTTGTGATTGTAAGAAAAACGCAATTCATCCAATTTTGAATTTGAAAGACGGGCTTTTCCGTATTCTGAAGTAATTCCATCAAGAATTTCTACATCATTTCTGTCTAAGATCCATTGTTCACGAATTCTTGGAAGTCCTTTTTCGATATTAATTTCAGAATTTTCATCGGTGTAAGGTCCTGAAGTATCATACACAGTAACAGGTGGATTATGTTCTAAAGTTCCGTTGGTGAGTTTTGTCGGACTTAGCTGTATTTCGCGCATCGCTACATTGATTGGATGAATTTTCCCTTCAACATAGATCTTTTTTGAGTTCGGAAACGGCGAACGTGTAATTTTATGAGCCATAAAAATATTTTTTAACCGCCTTGAGTAGCAGTAATGATTAAAATTGAATCTTGGTTGTTGAGAATGGTTTCCGCCCAAAATGACTGCGGAATAATACGATTGTTGAGCGCTACAGCAATTCCTTTTTTCTTTTCAGGTAATTCCATAGCGATAAGTGCTTCCAGCGTTTTGGGAAGTACATCAAAATTTCTTAGTGTGTGATTGATTGTGAGCTCCATTCCTAAATTTTTAAATACACTTTAGGAATGCCCATCATTGTACAATAGAATGTACAGCAAAGTCATCTCACTTTTTCCTACGCTAGTATGATCTAGAAATCAGGTTCAAAGGGTAAAGTCTCAGCCTGTTTTGTCAACAGACACCCCTAAAGTTGGGAGCGAAGTTAGACATTTTTTTAAAATGGGCAAAATTTTTTGAAGGAGATGGAAGTTGGAGGATAGAAGCTGGAAGTTTTAAATGTTTGAAAATATTGTTTTTTATATCTCGCTGATTTTGCAGATTACGCAGATGTTTTTTTATTTTATACTGGAAAGATTCTAGTTGAAATTCTTATAAAATGATAATATTTGTGTTTGGTTTTCAAATACTTAAATAAATGACTTCCCCTCTAGCCGCGATTGCAACGGCATCCTTTTGGGTTGCGGCGAAGCGAAGCGGAGCCGTAACCCAAAAGATATAGTGGAAAGCGGGAAAAAGCTCCTAAAAAGTAGAAAAATAAAACTGAATTTTAGATTTGAAGAAAATAAAAATGGAAACCAGATTATCTCTAATTTCCATTTTATAACTTATTTCTAATTTAATATTATTCTTCACACGCTCTCCAGATCGCGTCATTCTGCGGAACGGGAGCAACGATTGTCATCTCCTCCTTTGTAACAGGATGTATAAACTGAAGTTTTCTGGCGTGAAGATTAATTCCTCCATCCGGATTTGAACGAGGCGCACCGTATTTTAAATCACCTTTAATAGGAACTCCGGTTTTTGATAACTGTGCTCTGATTTGATGATGTCTTCCGGTTTCCAGATCAATTTCTAAAAGAAGATAATTATCCAGAGTTTTAATAACATTGTAGGTAAGAATTGCTTCTTTTGCACCCTCGGTAACTTTCGTAAAAACGATTGCTTTATTATTCTTTTCGTTTTTCTGAAGATAATGAACCAATCTTTGGCTTTGAGGAATCATTTCTTTAGCAACAACTGCCCAATACGTTTTCTGAATTTCACGGTTTTTAACCATTTGAGTCAATCGTGAAAGCGCTTTTGAAGTTTTAGCATAAATCACTAAACCAGAAGTTGGCCGGTCGATACGATGTACCAAACCCAGAAAAACATTTCCGGGTTTATTATCTCTTTTTTTGATGAAATCTTTAATGGAATCGAGTAAAGGTTCGTCACCGGTTTTATCACCCTGAACGAGTTGCCCTACTTTTTTATTGATAACTAAAAGGTGATTATCCTCAAAAACAATCTGCTCTTCCATACTACCTTAACGATTCTGTGATCTGCTCACAAAAGAAATAACCACTCCACCTAAAAGACCAATCGTTTTTATGATGTTAAGACTTGAATCCATCGGTAAAAATGCTCCGATGATGCACAAACCTGCCGCAGCGTACATTGGGTACATAAACTTAGTATGCATCAACATTCTTCCCTGAACGATAAAACTGATTCCAATTAAAATATAAAATAATCTTGCTGAAAGAAGATAGTTAATATTATCCGGGAAAATTCTAAACCAACCTGCAGCTAAACAAATGATTGCTAAAATTGATAAAATTCCTTGTGTTGCCTGTAAATTACTTTTCATTAATAGCTCTCATTTTGGTTAGGGAAATCAGCACTTTTCACGTCTTTCACATATTGGGAAACTGCTCCTGTAATTTCTGTATATAGATCTAGATATCTTCTTAAAAATTTTGGAGAGAAACCTTTGTTCATTCCCACCATATCATGATATACCAAAACCTGTCCGTCACAATGAGGTCCGGCTCCAATTCCGATCGTTGGAATTGAGATACTTTCCGTCACTCTTTTAGCCAGATCCGCAGGAATTTTTTCAAGAACAACTCCAAAACATCCTAATTCTTCAAGCAATTTTGCATCGTTGATTAATTTTTCAGCTTCAGCCTCTTCTTTAGCTCTTACTTTATAAGTTCCAAACTGGTAAATAGACTGTGGCGTTAATCCCAAATGTCCCATAATAGGAATTCCGGCATTGATGATTTTTTTAATTGATTTTGAAATTTCTTTTCCACCCTCAATTTTAATCGCATGAGCTCCTCCTTCTTTCATCATTCTAACTGCAGATTCCAGTGCGATATCAGGATTACTTTGGTAAGTTCCGAAAGGAAGATCTGCAATTACCAATGCTCTTTCTACCCCTCTCACCACACTTTGAGTGTGATAAATCATCTGATCTAATGTAATAGGAAGTGTTGTTTCAAAACCCGCCATTACATTCGCCGCAGAATCTCCGATAAGAATGGTATCAACACCACCGGCGTCAACCATTTTTGCCGTTGTAAAATCGTAAGCGGTAAGCATTGTTATTTTCTCCTTGTCGAATTTCATTTTTCGCAAGGTTTCTGTAGTAACTCTTTTAATTTCAGAATGAACAGACATAATGTATATGATTGTTTAAAGTTAAAAAGTCGGCTTTCGCCGACTTATATATTTGGATTTTACAAAACTACGTGTCCTAGTTTCATTAATTTATCGTGGTTGAGAATTTTGATGTTTCTACCGTCTACTTCGATGAGACTGTCACCTTTAAATTCGGAAATCAGTCGGATAGCACTTTCGGTAGCTGTTCCGATAATGTTGGCGATTTCTTCTCTAGTTAAAGAAATTTTGATAAAACCTTCAGGATCTGTCCCTAATTTTTGTTCTAAAAGAATAAGAATCTCTGCCAATCTTTCTCTTACTGTTTTTTGAGCCAAGAAAGTAATCGTGTTGGAAGACTCCCCCAATTCGTAAGATATTTTCTGAAGCATCACAAAAGATAACTGTGGATCTACTTCTAATAAGTCCATAAAAATATCTGCAGGTAAGAATGTGCATTCAACATCAGTCATTGCTTCTGCCTTTGCCTGAAAATTTTCTCCACACAACAATGCACGATATCCTATAATATCACCTTCTTTTATAAATCTAAGAATTTGATCTTTACCAAAAGATCCCGATTTTGACAATTTAGCAGCCCCTTTTTCTATTACGTAAACCCCTTTCGGAGTTTCGCCATCGTCAAAGACGATATCGTGTTTTTGAAAAACGAGTTTCTTTTTTGCGTTGATATATCTTTCATAATCAGTATTGGAAAGTCTTTCTTTAAAGGATTTATCATTAAAAACCCTCGCGAATCTTTCTTCAATAGCAATCTGTTGTTCCTGCGACATTGTAATATGACATTTATCACAAAAATAGAACATTTAAACTCTATAAACAAAAAAAAATGTTATAATTTTGTAAGTCAATAATTTATGAAGGTGAGCGAGAACTGTTTTCATTGCGGAC
It encodes:
- a CDS encoding HesA/MoeB/ThiF family protein, coding for MKNEDIFSRYSRQIFIEEIGLEGQRKIMNAKVLVIGAGGLGSPVIQYLAAAGVGALGVVDFDEVELHNLNRQIIHNEHFVGKSKVKSAEDFVKNLNHRVNFIGIENKINDSNAEEMISQFDIIVDGSDNFKTRYLVNDICVKLKKPLVYGSILGFSGQVAIFNYNGSKNLRNIFPEPPFDENLPDCDSLGVLGALPGIVGSMMSNLALKIITDLPLNLNQITLIDTLTWRFQTIDF
- the thiH gene encoding 2-iminoacetate synthase ThiH → MKSFKDFFEKYQWDEVKAKLEKVTLSDVENSLQKKNRTIEDFLNFLSPVAAQKLELMAKMTQQLTQKRFGKTIQLYAPLYLSNECQNICTYCGFSLDNSIRRKTLSDTELMIEATVLRSMGVNHVLLVSGEANKTVGINYFLNAVRQLKPHFANISIEVQPLSEEEYQQLHDAGVNAVLVYQETYHQEVYKEYHPKGKKSNFNFRLETPDRIGKAGIHKMGLGVLLGLEDWRIDSFFNALHIDYLQKQYWKSRYSVSFPRLRPAEGIIEPNFIMSDKDLLQLICAYRIWNEDLEISISTRESEKFRNNIISLGATAMSAASKTNPGGYAVDKESLEQFETSDERSMEEIKNIIKNAGYDPIMKDWDSVYSGV
- a CDS encoding thiazole synthase — encoded protein: MNNQPLIIADRTFGSRLFLGTGKFGNLSEMTDSIIASGSELVTMALKRIDSQSSEDDLLNALKPTKSHLLPNTSGARTVKEAVLAAQLAREALETNWVKLEIHPDPKYLLPDPIETLYATEELAKLGFIVMPYIHADPVLCKRLEDVGTAVVMPLGAPIGTNKGLRTLDFLEIIIAQSNVPVVVDAGIGAPSDAAKAMEMGADAVLVNTAIAVARNPVNMALAFKEGVIAGRRAFESGLGAIGNHAEASSPLTSFLFD
- the thiE gene encoding thiamine phosphate synthase produces the protein MEKLQYISQGFTKSEQELNIKKALDNGIKWIQIRWKNAPENEFIKLCENSKLLCSEYQSVCIINDHVQIAKDIDADGVHLGLKDTSIDIARQILGENKIIGGTANSISDVLQRMNESCDYIGLGPLRFTSTKEQLSPILGFEGYKKIIQDLKEKGLEIPKIFAIGGVVLKDIDLLQQIGIYGVAVSGQITNQPSTINEFKIAMQ
- a CDS encoding thiamine phosphate synthase; translated protein: MIIVISPEELVQNETEIINQLFQEGLDLLHVRKPFINSEKMTDFIQKIDSEFYPQLVFHSHYDVAENFNISRFHFREIDRQNGLYQSFTDKTISTSVHDIETFNQLNKEWEYAFISPVFPSISKKGYEENSTILNDIKKRDNSNVKLIALGGINENNIHHVFDNNIDGVALLGAIWESDEPLHVFRKCSQNIVY
- the thiC gene encoding phosphomethylpyrimidine synthase ThiC; translation: MAHKITRSPFPNSKKIYVEGKIHPINVAMREIQLSPTKLTNGTLEHNPPVTVYDTSGPYTDENSEINIEKGLPRIREQWILDRNDVEILDGITSEYGKARLSNSKLDELRFSYNHKPKVAKEGQQVTQLYYARQGIITPEMEYIAIRENQKIEQLDSVSKDMAFQHQGNNFGARTPKNKITPEFVRDEIAAGRAIIPNNINHPESEPMIIGRNFLVKINANIGNSAVSSSIEEEVEKAVWACRWGADTIMDLSTGKNIHETREWIIRNSPVPIGTVPIYQALEKVKGVAEDLTWEIFKDTLIEQAEQGVSYFTIHAGVLLRYIHLTAKRVTGIVSRGGSIMAKWCLFHHKENFLYTHFEEICEIMKKYDVAFSLGDGLRPGSIADANDEAQFAELETLGELTKIAWKHNVQVMIEGPGHVPMHMIKENMDKQLEVCDEAPFYTLGPLTTDIAPGYDHITSGIGAAMIGWFGCAMLCYVTPKEHLGLPNKEDVKVGVITYKLAAHAADLAKGHPGSQYRDNALSKARFEFRWEDQFNLSLDPDTARSYHDETLPADGAKIAHFCSMCGPKFCSMKITQEIRESAEKGMFDKSQEFIEKGKEIYI
- the thiS gene encoding sulfur carrier protein ThiS → MELTINHTLRNFDVLPKTLEALIAMELPEKKKGIAVALNNRIIPQSFWAETILNNQDSILIITATQGG
- a CDS encoding RluA family pseudouridine synthase, which codes for MEEQIVFEDNHLLVINKKVGQLVQGDKTGDEPLLDSIKDFIKKRDNKPGNVFLGLVHRIDRPTSGLVIYAKTSKALSRLTQMVKNREIQKTYWAVVAKEMIPQSQRLVHYLQKNEKNNKAIVFTKVTEGAKEAILTYNVIKTLDNYLLLEIDLETGRHHQIRAQLSKTGVPIKGDLKYGAPRSNPDGGINLHARKLQFIHPVTKEEMTIVAPVPQNDAIWRACEE
- the panB gene encoding 3-methyl-2-oxobutanoate hydroxymethyltransferase; the encoded protein is MSVHSEIKRVTTETLRKMKFDKEKITMLTAYDFTTAKMVDAGGVDTILIGDSAANVMAGFETTLPITLDQMIYHTQSVVRGVERALVIADLPFGTYQSNPDIALESAVRMMKEGGAHAIKIEGGKEISKSIKKIINAGIPIMGHLGLTPQSIYQFGTYKVRAKEEAEAEKLINDAKLLEELGCFGVVLEKIPADLAKRVTESISIPTIGIGAGPHCDGQVLVYHDMVGMNKGFSPKFLRRYLDLYTEITGAVSQYVKDVKSADFPNQNESY
- a CDS encoding Crp/Fnr family transcriptional regulator, which codes for MSQEQQIAIEERFARVFNDKSFKERLSNTDYERYINAKKKLVFQKHDIVFDDGETPKGVYVIEKGAAKLSKSGSFGKDQILRFIKEGDIIGYRALLCGENFQAKAEAMTDVECTFLPADIFMDLLEVDPQLSFVMLQKISYELGESSNTITFLAQKTVRERLAEILILLEQKLGTDPEGFIKISLTREEIANIIGTATESAIRLISEFKGDSLIEVDGRNIKILNHDKLMKLGHVVL